AACGCGCCGGGCAGGTCGTCGAGCTCGATCGTGCGTGCCATCTCGTGCAGTCGTGCGGGCTTGAGGTCGGTGGCGAGCCGCTGCCAGAGCGCGACGCGCAGGTCGTGGTCGAAACGCCCGGTGTTGATTCCGAGCAGGCTCACACCGCGCAGGATGAACGGAAGCACCGATGTCTGCAGGGCGTTCCCGAGCACGTTGCCATAGGCGGCGACCGAGCCGTCGCGGCGTGTCGTGCGAAGGAGCCACGACAGGATGTCGCCGCCCACCGAGTCGATCGCGCCCGCCCAGCGGCCGGACTCGAGCGGACGGGCGTGCAGCGTGGTGTCGGGCCGAGCGATCACGTCGGACGCTCCCAGGGAACGCAGCCAGTCGGCCGCGTCCGCCTTGCCCGAGATCGCGGTCACCTCGTAGCCCCGCGCGGCGAGCAGCGCCACGGCGACCGCGCCCACTCCCCCGCTCGCGCCCGAGACGGCGACCGGACCGGTGCCGGGGACGAGCCCGTTGTGCTCCAGGCGGTGGATGGCGAGCGCCGCGGTGATCCCGGCGGTGCCGAGTGCCATCGACTCCCAGTCGGTGAGCCCCGCGGGCAGCGGCACCGCCCAGTCGGCGGGGATGCGGAACCAGTCCGCGTAGCCGCCGTCATGGTCTTCGTTCATGCCTTCGCCGGTCACGAGCACCCGGTCGCCCGGCCGGTACCGGGCGTCGCTCGAGTCAGCGACGACGCCGACGGCGTCGATCCCGCCCGTCAGCGGGAAACGGCGCATCACCTTGCCGGCACCGGTGGCCGCCAGGGCATCCTTGTAGTTCACGCTCGAGTACGTCGTGCGCAC
This window of the Microbacterium sp. AB genome carries:
- a CDS encoding acrylyl-CoA reductase family protein gives rise to the protein MNAATARAFRIDSDGSRVWGAVERIPVAAIGGGELLVRTTYSSVNYKDALAATGAGKVMRRFPLTGGIDAVGVVADSSDARYRPGDRVLVTGEGMNEDHDGGYADWFRIPADWAVPLPAGLTDWESMALGTAGITAALAIHRLEHNGLVPGTGPVAVSGASGGVGAVAVALLAARGYEVTAISGKADAADWLRSLGASDVIARPDTTLHARPLESGRWAGAIDSVGGDILSWLLRTTRRDGSVAAYGNVLGNALQTSVLPFILRGVSLLGINTGRFDHDLRVALWQRLATDLKPARLHEMARTIELDDLPGAFDAFLAGSVQGRIVVRIGGDAPYAQNQEHSA